A single Orcinus orca chromosome 2, mOrcOrc1.1, whole genome shotgun sequence DNA region contains:
- the ZNF710 gene encoding zinc finger protein 710 isoform X3, whose protein sequence is MEGFMDSGTQTDAVVVLSLAQAAVLGLVSENELFGATISAEAFYPDLGPELSGAAMGEPRAPGPDVYQLACNGRALEEPAEEEVLEVEAAFEKHTRRKTRPPVRLVPKVKFEKVEEEEDQEVYEVSVAGDDKDAGPAEAPTEVASGGCEALVQSSAVKMIDLSVFSRKPRTLRHLPRTPRPELDVAPFDPHFPDPARDGFPEPSMALPGPEALPTECGFDPPHLAPLSDPEAPTMESPEPVKPEQGFVWQEAGEFEADAAGSTVERHKKAQLDRLDINVQIDDSYLVEAGDRQKRWQCRMCEKSYTSKYNLVTHILGHNGIKPHSCPHCSKLFKQPSHLQTHLLTHQGTRPHKCQVCQKAFTQTSHLKRHMLLHSEVKPYSCHFCGRGFAYPSELKAHEVKHESGRCHVCVECGLDFSTLTQLKRHLASHQGPTLYQCLECDKSFHYRSQLQNHMLKHQNVRPFVCTECGMEFSQIHHLKQHSLTHKGVKEFKCEVCGREFTLQANMKRHMLIHTSVRPYQCHICFKTFVQKQTLKTHMIVHSPVKPFKCKVCGKSFNRMYNLLGHMHLHAGSKPFKCPYCSSKFNLKGNLSRHMKVKHGVMDIGLDSQDPMMELTGTDPSELDSQQEIEDFEENAYAYAGVDSSAEASVLTEQAMKEMAYYNVL, encoded by the exons ATGGAGGGCTTCATGGACTCAGGGACACAGACGGATGCCGTGGTGGTGCTGTCCTTGGCTCAGGCCGCCGTGCTGGGCCTGGTCTCAGAAAATGAGCTCTTTGGAGCCACCATAAGCGCCGAAGCCTTCTACCCGGACCTGGGGCCGGAGCTGTCCGGGGCGGCCATGGGGGAGCCCCGGGCCCCGGGCCCAGATGTCTACCAGCTGGCCTGCAACGGGCGGGCCCTGGAGGAGCcggcggaggaggaggtgctGGAGGTGGAGGCAGCCTTCGAGAAGCACACCCGGCGGAAGACACGGCCGCCTGTGCGGCTGGTGCCCAAGGTCAAGTTTGAGAaggtggaggaagaagaggatcAGGAGGTCTACGAGGTGTCCGTGGCCGGCGACGACAAGGATGCGGGCCCAGCGGAGGCCCCCACCGAGGTGGCCAGTGGCGGCTGCGAGGCCCTGGTGCAGAGCAGCGCTGTCAAGATGATCGACCTCAGCGTCTTCAGCCGCAAGCCCCGGACACTGCGGCACCTGCCCCGAACCCCACGGCCAGAGCTGGACGTAGCCCCCTTCGACCCCCACTTCCCTGACCCAGCCCGGGACGGCTTCCCCGAGCCCAGCATGGCGCTGCCCGGGCCGGAGGCGCTGCCCACGGAGTGTGGCTTCGACCCACCGCACCTGGCCCCCCTGAGCGACCCTGAGGCCCCCACCATGGAGTCCCCGGAGCCCGTGAAGCCGGAACAGGGCTTCGTGTGGCAGGAGGCAGGCGAGTTTGAGGCCGACGCAGCCGGCTCGACGGTGGAACGCCACAAGAAGGCCCAGCTGGACCGGCTGGACATCAACGTGCAGATCGACGACTCGTACCTGGTGGAGGCAGGCGACCGTCAGAAGCGCTGGCAGTGCCGCATGTGCGAGAAGTCCTACACATCCAAGTACAACCTGGTGACGCACATCCTGGGCCACAATGGCATCAAGCCTCACTCGTGCCCGCACTGCAGCAAGCTGTTCAAGCAGCCCAGCCACTTGCAGACACACCTGCTGACGCACCAGGGCACCCGGCCGCACAAGTGCCAGGTGTGCCAGAAGGCCTTCACGCAGACCAGCCACCTCAAGCGCCACATGCTGCTGCACTCGGAGGTCAAGCCCTATAGCTGCCACTTCTGCGGCCGCGGCTTCGCCTACCCCAGCGAGCTCAAGGCCCACGAGGTGAAGCACGAGAGCGGCCGCTGCCACGTCTGCGTCGAGTGCGGCCTGGACTTCTCCACCCTGACCCAGCTCAAGCGCCACCTGGCCTCgcatcagggccccaccctctaCCAGTGCCTCGAGTGTGACAAGTCCTTCCACTACCGCAGCCAGCTGCAGAACCACATGCTCAAGCACCAGAACGTGCGGCCCTTCGTGTGCACCGAGTGCGGCATGGAGTTCAGCCAGATCCACCACCTCAAGCAGCACTCGCTCACCCACAAG GGTGTGAAGGAGTTCAAGTGCGAGGTGTGTGGCCGGGAGTTCACCCTGCAGGCAAACATGAAGCGGCACATGCTGATCCATACCAGCGTTCGGCCCTACCAGTGCCACATCTGCTTCAAGACCTTCGTGCAGAAGCAGACCCTCAAGACCCACATGATTGTACACTCGCCCGTGAAGCCATTCAAATGCAAG GTGTGCGGGAAGTCCTTCAACCGCATGTACAACCTGCTGGGCCACATGCACCTGCACGCGGGCAGCAAGCCCTTCAAGTGCCCCTACTGCTCCAGCAAGTTTAACCTCAAGGGCAACCTGAGCCGGCACATGAAGGTCAAGCACGGCGTCATGGACATCGGCCTGGACAGCCAAG ACCCCATGATGGAGCTGACGGGCACCGACCCCTCCGAGCTTGACAGCCAGCAGGAGATCGAGGACTTCGAGGAGAACGCCTACGCCTACGCCGGTGTGGACAGCAGCGCCGAGGCCAGCGTCCTCACCGAACAGGCCATGAAGGAGATGGCCTACTACAACGTGCTATAG
- the IDH2 gene encoding isocitrate dehydrogenase [NADP], mitochondrial isoform X3: MWKSPNGTIRNILGGTVFREPIICRNIPRLVPGWTKPITIGRHAHGDQYKATDFVADRAGTFKIVFTPKDGSGAKEWEVYSFPAGGVGMGMYNTDESISGFAHSCFQYAIQKKWPLYMSTKNTILKAYDGRFKDIFQEIFEKHYKTEFDKNKIWYEHRLIDDMVAQVLKSSGGFVWACKNYDGDVQSDILAQGFGSLGLMTSVLICPDGKTIEAEAAHGTVTRHYREHQKGRPTSTNPIASIFAWTRGLEHRGKLDGNQDLIRFAQTLEKVCVETVESGAMTKDLAGCIHGLSNVKLNEHFLNTSDFLDTIKSNLDKALGQQ; encoded by the exons ATGTGGAAGAGTCCCAATGGAACCATCCGGAACATCCTCGGGGGGACTGTCTTCCGGGAGCCCATCATCTGCAGAAACATCCCACGCCTCGTCCCTGGCTGGACCAAGCCCATCACCATTGGCAGGCACGCCCACGGCGACCAG TACAAGGCCACAGACTTTGTGGCTGACCGGGCCGGCACATTCAAGATCGTCTTCACCCCAAAGGACGGCAGCGGAGCTAAGGAGTGGGAGGTGTACAGCTTCCCCGCCGGTGGCGTGGGCATGGGCATGTACAACACGGATGAG TCCATCTCGGGTTTTGCGCACAGCTGCTTCCAGTATGCCATCCAGAAGAAGTGGCCACTCTACATGAGCACCAAGAACACCATTCTGAAAGCCTATGACGGGCGCTTCAAGGACATCTTCCAGGAGATCTTTGAGAA GCACTACAAGACCGAGTTCGACAAGAATAAGATCTGGTACGAGCACCGCCTCATTGACGACATGGTGGCTCAGGTCCTCAAGTCTTCGGGCGGCTTTGTGTGGGCCTGCAAGAACTACGACGGAGACGTGCAATCAGACATCCTGGCCCAGG GCTTTGGCTCCCTTGGCCTGATGACGTCCGTGCTGATCTGCCCGGATGGGAAGACCATTGAGGCTGAGGCTGCTCATGGGACGGTCACGCGCCACTATCGGGAGCACCAGAAG GGCCGGCCTACCAGCACCAACCCTATCGCCAGCATCTTTGCCTGGACGCGTGGCCTGGAGCACCGGGGGAAGTTGGATGGAAACCAGGACCTGATCAG GTTTGCCCAGACCCTGGAGAAGGTGTGCGTCGAGACAGTGGAGAGTGGAGCCATGACCAAGGACCTGGCGGGCTGCATCCATGGCCTCAGCAA TGTGAAGCTGAACGAGCACTTCCTGAACACCTCGGACTTCCTGGACACCATCAAGAGCAACCTGGACAAAGCTCTGGGCCAGCAGTAG
- the IDH2 gene encoding isocitrate dehydrogenase [NADP], mitochondrial isoform X2 produces the protein MDGDEMTRIIWQFIKEKLILPHVDVQLKYFDLGLPNRDQTNDQVTIDSALATQKYSVAVKCATITPDEARVEEFKLKKMWKSPNGTIRNILGGTVFREPIICRNIPRLVPGWTKPITIGRHAHGDQYKATDFVADRAGTFKIVFTPKDGSGAKEWEVYSFPAGGVGMGMYNTDESISGFAHSCFQYAIQKKWPLYMSTKNTILKAYDGRFKDIFQEIFEKHYKTEFDKNKIWYEHRLIDDMVAQVLKSSGGFVWACKNYDGDVQSDILAQGFGSLGLMTSVLICPDGKTIEAEAAHGTVTRHYREHQKGRPTSTNPIASIFAWTRGLEHRGKLDGNQDLIRFAQTLEKVCVETVESGAMTKDLAGCIHGLSNVKLNEHFLNTSDFLDTIKSNLDKALGQQ, from the exons ATGGACGGCGATGAGATGACCCGTATTATCTGGCAGTTCATCAAGGAGAAG CTCATCCTGCCCCATGTGGACGTCCAGCTCAAGTATTTTGACCTGGGGCTCCCAAACCGTGACCAGACCAATGATCAGGTCACCATCGACTCCGCGCTGGCCACCCAGAAGTACAGCGTGGCTGTCAAGTGTGCCACCATCACCCCTGACGAGGCCCGTGTGGAAG AGTTCAAGCTGAAGAAGATGTGGAAGAGTCCCAATGGAACCATCCGGAACATCCTCGGGGGGACTGTCTTCCGGGAGCCCATCATCTGCAGAAACATCCCACGCCTCGTCCCTGGCTGGACCAAGCCCATCACCATTGGCAGGCACGCCCACGGCGACCAG TACAAGGCCACAGACTTTGTGGCTGACCGGGCCGGCACATTCAAGATCGTCTTCACCCCAAAGGACGGCAGCGGAGCTAAGGAGTGGGAGGTGTACAGCTTCCCCGCCGGTGGCGTGGGCATGGGCATGTACAACACGGATGAG TCCATCTCGGGTTTTGCGCACAGCTGCTTCCAGTATGCCATCCAGAAGAAGTGGCCACTCTACATGAGCACCAAGAACACCATTCTGAAAGCCTATGACGGGCGCTTCAAGGACATCTTCCAGGAGATCTTTGAGAA GCACTACAAGACCGAGTTCGACAAGAATAAGATCTGGTACGAGCACCGCCTCATTGACGACATGGTGGCTCAGGTCCTCAAGTCTTCGGGCGGCTTTGTGTGGGCCTGCAAGAACTACGACGGAGACGTGCAATCAGACATCCTGGCCCAGG GCTTTGGCTCCCTTGGCCTGATGACGTCCGTGCTGATCTGCCCGGATGGGAAGACCATTGAGGCTGAGGCTGCTCATGGGACGGTCACGCGCCACTATCGGGAGCACCAGAAG GGCCGGCCTACCAGCACCAACCCTATCGCCAGCATCTTTGCCTGGACGCGTGGCCTGGAGCACCGGGGGAAGTTGGATGGAAACCAGGACCTGATCAG GTTTGCCCAGACCCTGGAGAAGGTGTGCGTCGAGACAGTGGAGAGTGGAGCCATGACCAAGGACCTGGCGGGCTGCATCCATGGCCTCAGCAA TGTGAAGCTGAACGAGCACTTCCTGAACACCTCGGACTTCCTGGACACCATCAAGAGCAACCTGGACAAAGCTCTGGGCCAGCAGTAG
- the IDH2 gene encoding isocitrate dehydrogenase [NADP], mitochondrial isoform X1, whose protein sequence is MSGYLRVVRLLCRASGSGPAWVPAALTAPNLQEQPRRHYADKRIKVAKPVVEMDGDEMTRIIWQFIKEKLILPHVDVQLKYFDLGLPNRDQTNDQVTIDSALATQKYSVAVKCATITPDEARVEEFKLKKMWKSPNGTIRNILGGTVFREPIICRNIPRLVPGWTKPITIGRHAHGDQYKATDFVADRAGTFKIVFTPKDGSGAKEWEVYSFPAGGVGMGMYNTDESISGFAHSCFQYAIQKKWPLYMSTKNTILKAYDGRFKDIFQEIFEKHYKTEFDKNKIWYEHRLIDDMVAQVLKSSGGFVWACKNYDGDVQSDILAQGFGSLGLMTSVLICPDGKTIEAEAAHGTVTRHYREHQKGRPTSTNPIASIFAWTRGLEHRGKLDGNQDLIRFAQTLEKVCVETVESGAMTKDLAGCIHGLSNVKLNEHFLNTSDFLDTIKSNLDKALGQQ, encoded by the exons ATGTCTGGTTACCTGCGGGTTGTACGCTTGCTCTGTAGAGCCTCCGGTTCCGGGCCGGCCTGGGTGCCGGCAGCCTTAACAGCCCCCAACTTGCAAGAGCAGCCGCGGCGCCACT ATGCCGACAAGAGGATCAAGGTGGCGAAGCCAGTGGTGGAGATGGACGGCGATGAGATGACCCGTATTATCTGGCAGTTCATCAAGGAGAAG CTCATCCTGCCCCATGTGGACGTCCAGCTCAAGTATTTTGACCTGGGGCTCCCAAACCGTGACCAGACCAATGATCAGGTCACCATCGACTCCGCGCTGGCCACCCAGAAGTACAGCGTGGCTGTCAAGTGTGCCACCATCACCCCTGACGAGGCCCGTGTGGAAG AGTTCAAGCTGAAGAAGATGTGGAAGAGTCCCAATGGAACCATCCGGAACATCCTCGGGGGGACTGTCTTCCGGGAGCCCATCATCTGCAGAAACATCCCACGCCTCGTCCCTGGCTGGACCAAGCCCATCACCATTGGCAGGCACGCCCACGGCGACCAG TACAAGGCCACAGACTTTGTGGCTGACCGGGCCGGCACATTCAAGATCGTCTTCACCCCAAAGGACGGCAGCGGAGCTAAGGAGTGGGAGGTGTACAGCTTCCCCGCCGGTGGCGTGGGCATGGGCATGTACAACACGGATGAG TCCATCTCGGGTTTTGCGCACAGCTGCTTCCAGTATGCCATCCAGAAGAAGTGGCCACTCTACATGAGCACCAAGAACACCATTCTGAAAGCCTATGACGGGCGCTTCAAGGACATCTTCCAGGAGATCTTTGAGAA GCACTACAAGACCGAGTTCGACAAGAATAAGATCTGGTACGAGCACCGCCTCATTGACGACATGGTGGCTCAGGTCCTCAAGTCTTCGGGCGGCTTTGTGTGGGCCTGCAAGAACTACGACGGAGACGTGCAATCAGACATCCTGGCCCAGG GCTTTGGCTCCCTTGGCCTGATGACGTCCGTGCTGATCTGCCCGGATGGGAAGACCATTGAGGCTGAGGCTGCTCATGGGACGGTCACGCGCCACTATCGGGAGCACCAGAAG GGCCGGCCTACCAGCACCAACCCTATCGCCAGCATCTTTGCCTGGACGCGTGGCCTGGAGCACCGGGGGAAGTTGGATGGAAACCAGGACCTGATCAG GTTTGCCCAGACCCTGGAGAAGGTGTGCGTCGAGACAGTGGAGAGTGGAGCCATGACCAAGGACCTGGCGGGCTGCATCCATGGCCTCAGCAA TGTGAAGCTGAACGAGCACTTCCTGAACACCTCGGACTTCCTGGACACCATCAAGAGCAACCTGGACAAAGCTCTGGGCCAGCAGTAG
- the ZNF710 gene encoding zinc finger protein 710 isoform X2, protein MPMEADAVSCSGSRGSLFFSERIPGDALLASRHGMEGFMDSGTQTDAVVVLSLAQAAVLGLVSENELFGATISAEAFYPDLGPELSGAAMGEPRAPGPDVYQLACNGRALEEPAEEEVLEVEAAFEKHTRRKTRPPVRLVPKVKFEKVEEEEDQEVYEVSVAGDDKDAGPAEAPTEVASGGCEALVQSSAVKMIDLSVFSRKPRTLRHLPRTPRPELDVAPFDPHFPDPARDGFPEPSMALPGPEALPTECGFDPPHLAPLSDPEAPTMESPEPVKPEQGFVWQEAGEFEADAAGSTVERHKKAQLDRLDINVQIDDSYLVEAGDRQKRWQCRMCEKSYTSKYNLVTHILGHNGIKPHSCPHCSKLFKQPSHLQTHLLTHQGTRPHKCQVCQKAFTQTSHLKRHMLLHSEVKPYSCHFCGRGFAYPSELKAHEVKHESGRCHVCVECGLDFSTLTQLKRHLASHQGPTLYQCLECDKSFHYRSQLQNHMLKHQNVRPFVCTECGMEFSQIHHLKQHSLTHKGVKEFKCEVCGREFTLQANMKRHMLIHTSVRPYQCHICFKTFVQKQTLKTHMIVHSPVKPFKCKVCGKSFNRMYNLLGHMHLHAGSKPFKCPYCSSKFNLKGNLSRHMKVKHGVMDIGLDSQDPMMELTGTDPSELDSQQEIEDFEENAYAYAGVDSSAEASVLTEQAMKEMAYYNVL, encoded by the exons CGATGCCCTCCTAGCCAGCCGCCACGGGATGGAGGGCTTCATGGACTCAGGGACACAGACGGATGCCGTGGTGGTGCTGTCCTTGGCTCAGGCCGCCGTGCTGGGCCTGGTCTCAGAAAATGAGCTCTTTGGAGCCACCATAAGCGCCGAAGCCTTCTACCCGGACCTGGGGCCGGAGCTGTCCGGGGCGGCCATGGGGGAGCCCCGGGCCCCGGGCCCAGATGTCTACCAGCTGGCCTGCAACGGGCGGGCCCTGGAGGAGCcggcggaggaggaggtgctGGAGGTGGAGGCAGCCTTCGAGAAGCACACCCGGCGGAAGACACGGCCGCCTGTGCGGCTGGTGCCCAAGGTCAAGTTTGAGAaggtggaggaagaagaggatcAGGAGGTCTACGAGGTGTCCGTGGCCGGCGACGACAAGGATGCGGGCCCAGCGGAGGCCCCCACCGAGGTGGCCAGTGGCGGCTGCGAGGCCCTGGTGCAGAGCAGCGCTGTCAAGATGATCGACCTCAGCGTCTTCAGCCGCAAGCCCCGGACACTGCGGCACCTGCCCCGAACCCCACGGCCAGAGCTGGACGTAGCCCCCTTCGACCCCCACTTCCCTGACCCAGCCCGGGACGGCTTCCCCGAGCCCAGCATGGCGCTGCCCGGGCCGGAGGCGCTGCCCACGGAGTGTGGCTTCGACCCACCGCACCTGGCCCCCCTGAGCGACCCTGAGGCCCCCACCATGGAGTCCCCGGAGCCCGTGAAGCCGGAACAGGGCTTCGTGTGGCAGGAGGCAGGCGAGTTTGAGGCCGACGCAGCCGGCTCGACGGTGGAACGCCACAAGAAGGCCCAGCTGGACCGGCTGGACATCAACGTGCAGATCGACGACTCGTACCTGGTGGAGGCAGGCGACCGTCAGAAGCGCTGGCAGTGCCGCATGTGCGAGAAGTCCTACACATCCAAGTACAACCTGGTGACGCACATCCTGGGCCACAATGGCATCAAGCCTCACTCGTGCCCGCACTGCAGCAAGCTGTTCAAGCAGCCCAGCCACTTGCAGACACACCTGCTGACGCACCAGGGCACCCGGCCGCACAAGTGCCAGGTGTGCCAGAAGGCCTTCACGCAGACCAGCCACCTCAAGCGCCACATGCTGCTGCACTCGGAGGTCAAGCCCTATAGCTGCCACTTCTGCGGCCGCGGCTTCGCCTACCCCAGCGAGCTCAAGGCCCACGAGGTGAAGCACGAGAGCGGCCGCTGCCACGTCTGCGTCGAGTGCGGCCTGGACTTCTCCACCCTGACCCAGCTCAAGCGCCACCTGGCCTCgcatcagggccccaccctctaCCAGTGCCTCGAGTGTGACAAGTCCTTCCACTACCGCAGCCAGCTGCAGAACCACATGCTCAAGCACCAGAACGTGCGGCCCTTCGTGTGCACCGAGTGCGGCATGGAGTTCAGCCAGATCCACCACCTCAAGCAGCACTCGCTCACCCACAAG GGTGTGAAGGAGTTCAAGTGCGAGGTGTGTGGCCGGGAGTTCACCCTGCAGGCAAACATGAAGCGGCACATGCTGATCCATACCAGCGTTCGGCCCTACCAGTGCCACATCTGCTTCAAGACCTTCGTGCAGAAGCAGACCCTCAAGACCCACATGATTGTACACTCGCCCGTGAAGCCATTCAAATGCAAG GTGTGCGGGAAGTCCTTCAACCGCATGTACAACCTGCTGGGCCACATGCACCTGCACGCGGGCAGCAAGCCCTTCAAGTGCCCCTACTGCTCCAGCAAGTTTAACCTCAAGGGCAACCTGAGCCGGCACATGAAGGTCAAGCACGGCGTCATGGACATCGGCCTGGACAGCCAAG ACCCCATGATGGAGCTGACGGGCACCGACCCCTCCGAGCTTGACAGCCAGCAGGAGATCGAGGACTTCGAGGAGAACGCCTACGCCTACGCCGGTGTGGACAGCAGCGCCGAGGCCAGCGTCCTCACCGAACAGGCCATGAAGGAGATGGCCTACTACAACGTGCTATAG